A single genomic interval of Solimonas sp. K1W22B-7 harbors:
- a CDS encoding acetyl-CoA hydrolase/transferase family protein: MSVVTDAAGLDLGRFLRRGDRIVWGQACGEPQTLVEALIAQAEGIGNLSAFTATSFSSLLTPEAVKGFSLSSMGAIGTLRTLTAAGKLGIIPSHVSQIGPMIEQGIIPCDVAFVQLSLADEHGNHSFGLISDHVQAMVKKARVVIAEVNEQVPFTHGEKLPASRIDCAVQVSRMPVEVAAPRIGETDEAIARHAASYIGDGAVLQTGVGAVPDAILRLLRDRRDLGVHSGMLGDGLVELVEAGVVTNARKAIDTGVSINGALIGTRRLYQWAHRNPQIRMCSTSYTHDAAVLARLERLVTINSALEVDLTGQVNAEQSGNAYLGGTGGQVDFVRAGSRSPGGRSIIALSATAKGGSLSKIVPALSGPVTTARSDVDVIVTEFGAAELKGQTLAERARRLIAIAHPNFREELERAAHDIQKRGF; encoded by the coding sequence ATGAGTGTCGTCACCGATGCGGCCGGGCTGGATCTCGGCCGCTTCCTGCGCCGCGGTGACCGCATCGTCTGGGGCCAGGCCTGCGGCGAGCCGCAGACCCTGGTGGAGGCGCTGATCGCCCAGGCCGAGGGGATCGGGAATCTGTCCGCCTTCACCGCCACCAGCTTCTCCAGCCTGCTGACGCCGGAGGCCGTAAAGGGCTTCTCCCTGTCCAGCATGGGCGCCATCGGCACGCTGCGCACGCTGACGGCCGCCGGCAAGCTCGGCATCATCCCCTCCCACGTCAGCCAGATCGGGCCGATGATCGAGCAGGGCATCATCCCCTGCGACGTTGCCTTCGTGCAGCTGAGTCTTGCCGACGAGCACGGCAACCACAGCTTCGGCCTGATCAGCGACCACGTGCAGGCCATGGTGAAGAAGGCCCGCGTCGTCATCGCCGAGGTCAACGAGCAGGTGCCTTTCACCCATGGCGAGAAGCTGCCGGCCTCGCGCATCGACTGCGCCGTACAGGTCTCGCGCATGCCGGTGGAAGTGGCGGCACCGAGGATCGGCGAGACCGACGAGGCCATCGCCCGGCATGCGGCGTCCTACATCGGCGACGGCGCGGTGCTGCAGACCGGCGTCGGCGCCGTGCCCGACGCGATCCTGCGCCTGCTGCGCGACCGCCGCGACCTCGGCGTGCACTCCGGCATGCTGGGCGACGGCCTGGTCGAACTGGTCGAGGCCGGCGTGGTCACCAATGCGCGCAAGGCCATCGACACGGGCGTGTCGATCAACGGCGCGCTGATCGGCACGCGCCGGCTCTACCAGTGGGCGCACCGCAACCCGCAGATCCGCATGTGCAGTACCTCGTACACGCATGACGCGGCGGTGCTGGCCCGGCTCGAACGGCTGGTCACGATCAATTCCGCGCTGGAAGTCGATCTGACGGGCCAGGTGAATGCGGAGCAGAGCGGCAATGCCTACCTCGGCGGCACCGGCGGCCAGGTGGACTTCGTCCGTGCCGGCTCGCGCTCGCCCGGCGGCCGCTCGATCATCGCGCTGTCGGCCACCGCCAAGGGCGGCAGCCTCAGCAAGATCGTTCCGGCCTTGTCCGGCCCGGTCACCACCGCGCGCAGCGACGTCGACGTCATCGTCACCGAGTTCGGCGCCGCCGAGCTGAAGGGCCAGACGCTGGCCGAGCGCGCGCGCCGCCTGATCGCCATCGCGCATCCGAACTTCCGCGAGGAGCTGGAGCGCGCGGCCCACGACATACAGAAGCGAGGCTTCTGA
- a CDS encoding enoyl-CoA hydratase/isomerase family protein → MTDAVLFDARQDGIAILTINRPDTRNALSREVREGLFAAWERFERDDSLRIAILTGSGDKAFCAGGDLKEMVERGLQVPPRDMFPMPYDNIELSKPTIAAVNGVAFAGGWMIAQACDLCVASTAAKFAITEVKVGRGSPWAAPLIHMIPQRIMMEIILTGKPITAQRAYEIGLVNRLAEPAALLDTAIELAKEVLEGAPLSVKAGRETVMLSTEMGRSAALQAARAAHEYTYCSADAQEGPRAFAEKRKPQWQGR, encoded by the coding sequence ATGACCGACGCCGTCCTGTTCGATGCCCGCCAAGACGGCATCGCCATCCTCACCATCAACCGCCCGGACACGCGCAATGCCCTGAGCCGCGAAGTGCGCGAGGGCCTGTTCGCGGCCTGGGAGCGCTTCGAGCGCGATGACAGTCTGCGGATCGCCATCCTCACCGGCAGCGGCGACAAGGCTTTCTGCGCCGGCGGCGACCTCAAGGAAATGGTCGAGCGCGGGCTGCAGGTGCCGCCGCGCGACATGTTCCCGATGCCCTACGACAACATCGAGCTGTCCAAGCCCACCATCGCCGCCGTCAACGGCGTGGCCTTCGCCGGCGGCTGGATGATCGCCCAGGCCTGCGATCTCTGCGTGGCCAGCACGGCGGCGAAGTTCGCGATCACCGAGGTCAAGGTCGGCCGCGGCTCGCCCTGGGCGGCGCCACTGATCCACATGATCCCGCAGCGGATCATGATGGAGATCATCCTCACCGGAAAACCGATCACCGCCCAGCGCGCCTACGAGATCGGCCTGGTGAACCGGCTGGCCGAGCCGGCGGCACTGCTGGATACGGCCATCGAGCTGGCGAAGGAAGTCCTCGAAGGTGCCCCGCTGTCGGTGAAAGCCGGCCGCGAGACGGTCATGCTGTCCACCGAGATGGGCCGCTCCGCCGCGCTGCAGGCCGCGCGCGCCGCGCATGAATACACCTACTGCAGCGCAGACGCCCAGGAAGGCCCGCGCGCCTTCGCCGAGAAGCGCAAGCCGCAGTGGCAGGGGCGCTAA
- a CDS encoding flavin-containing monooxygenase, translating into MPSTFKSDPKNQITDRSDAVCIVGAGPAGLSVARALKRRGIPYDQFERHDDVGGIWDLSNPGTPMYHSAHFISSRGTSGFYDFPMPDDYPDYPSNRQILAYTRSFARAFGLYDAIRFRTAIEQVDKDGESWRVRLDSGELRRYRAVVCATGTNWHPRLPRHEGHFNGEIRHSVTFKHADEFRGKRVLIVGLGNSGADIACDAAANADAAFVSVRRGYHFIPKHVFGIPVDEFANSGPQLPMWLQRPAMSLLLRMVLGDTSRTGMPRPDHRLFESHPLLNSQLLHYLQHGDIKAKGDVRCFDGDHVVFADGSREKIDLVLYATGYNMSIPYVPETYFDWDGGRPKLNLTAFNPKHNNLFGLGYLETNSSAYTLFDRVSQLVANYLHDQNHQPDNARAFERRLHEDRPDLSGGIRFIDSDRTKGYIEIHAYKKHIEKLRRQMGWPELVPGFFDGVRSLPDRPADLPA; encoded by the coding sequence ATGCCCTCCACGTTTAAATCTGATCCGAAGAACCAAATCACCGATCGTTCAGATGCGGTCTGCATCGTAGGTGCCGGCCCGGCCGGCCTCAGTGTGGCCCGGGCATTGAAGCGACGCGGCATTCCCTACGATCAGTTCGAGCGCCACGACGATGTTGGCGGCATCTGGGATCTGAGCAATCCAGGCACGCCGATGTATCACTCGGCGCACTTCATCTCCTCGCGCGGCACGTCGGGCTTCTACGACTTTCCGATGCCCGACGATTATCCGGACTATCCCTCGAATCGGCAGATCCTCGCATACACACGCAGTTTCGCGCGTGCCTTTGGCCTGTACGATGCGATTCGCTTCCGGACCGCCATCGAACAGGTCGACAAGGACGGCGAGTCCTGGCGGGTCAGGCTCGACAGCGGAGAGCTGCGGCGCTATCGCGCCGTGGTGTGTGCCACCGGCACGAACTGGCATCCACGTCTGCCGCGGCACGAAGGCCATTTCAACGGCGAAATCCGCCACTCCGTGACGTTCAAGCACGCGGACGAATTCCGCGGCAAGCGGGTGCTGATCGTCGGGCTAGGCAACTCCGGCGCCGACATCGCCTGTGATGCCGCCGCGAACGCCGATGCCGCTTTCGTCAGCGTGCGTCGTGGCTACCATTTCATTCCCAAGCATGTTTTCGGCATTCCGGTAGACGAGTTCGCCAACAGCGGCCCGCAGCTGCCGATGTGGCTGCAAAGGCCGGCCATGAGCCTACTGCTGCGCATGGTCCTGGGCGATACCTCGCGCACGGGCATGCCCAGGCCGGACCACAGGCTGTTCGAGTCCCATCCGCTGCTCAATTCGCAGCTGCTGCACTATCTGCAGCATGGCGACATCAAGGCCAAGGGGGACGTCAGATGCTTCGACGGCGACCACGTGGTGTTCGCCGATGGTTCACGCGAGAAGATCGATCTGGTGCTGTATGCCACGGGTTACAACATGAGCATCCCGTATGTGCCGGAGACGTATTTCGACTGGGATGGCGGCAGGCCGAAGCTGAATCTGACCGCTTTCAATCCCAAGCACAACAACCTGTTCGGCCTGGGCTATCTGGAAACCAACTCCAGTGCCTACACGCTCTTTGACCGGGTGTCGCAACTGGTCGCGAACTATCTGCACGATCAGAACCACCAGCCCGACAACGCCAGGGCATTCGAGCGGCGCCTCCATGAGGACCGTCCGGACCTGTCGGGGGGAATCAGGTTCATCGATTCCGACCGCACCAAGGGCTATATCGAAATTCACGCCTACAAGAAACACATCGAGAAGCTGCGCCGTCAGATGGGTTGGCCAGAACTCGTACCCGGCTTTTTCGACGGTGTCCGTTCACTGCCAGACAGGCCTGCTGACCTCCCTGCCTGA
- a CDS encoding alpha/beta hydrolase: MLKKIYRSTLRVVLKPVFGSTFSIGFQRHWSHYLSVAMIGQRGARANLQNMNGVPAERVTVGDPAADLAILYLHGGGYNILSARAYRALTGRFAKASGVAVHVPDYRLAPEHPHPAALEDALSAYRWLRKQGLRHIAIAGDSAGGGLALATAVALRDAGEPMPVALALISPWVDLASRGETYWTHVQRDPQLTPDGVTRWARAYTGDLPLDHPLCSPLYADLKGLPPMLIHVGSEEILLSDSLSLKERARVAGVDVQLREFEGLWHDFQVQAGIVKEGAESLKTLGAFLRGHLNRSASL, translated from the coding sequence ATGCTGAAGAAAATCTATCGCAGCACATTGCGTGTCGTGCTCAAGCCGGTATTTGGCTCCACCTTCTCCATAGGGTTCCAGCGCCACTGGTCTCATTATCTCAGCGTCGCGATGATCGGTCAGCGAGGCGCGCGCGCAAACCTGCAAAACATGAATGGCGTGCCTGCAGAGCGTGTGACGGTCGGCGATCCCGCCGCCGACCTCGCCATTCTCTATCTGCATGGAGGCGGCTACAACATCTTGTCAGCGCGGGCCTACCGTGCCCTGACAGGTCGTTTCGCCAAGGCGTCAGGCGTTGCGGTACACGTCCCGGACTATCGATTGGCGCCCGAACACCCTCATCCTGCGGCGCTGGAAGATGCGCTTAGTGCTTACCGCTGGTTGCGGAAGCAGGGGCTGCGTCACATCGCGATCGCTGGCGATTCGGCAGGTGGAGGACTGGCGCTCGCCACTGCTGTTGCATTGCGCGACGCCGGCGAGCCGATGCCGGTGGCGCTCGCCTTGATCTCCCCTTGGGTGGATCTTGCTTCCCGAGGCGAGACCTACTGGACTCACGTGCAGCGCGATCCCCAGTTGACGCCGGACGGAGTCACACGATGGGCTCGGGCCTACACCGGGGACCTGCCCCTTGATCACCCGCTGTGCTCGCCGCTCTATGCCGACCTGAAAGGCTTGCCGCCCATGCTGATTCATGTCGGCAGCGAGGAAATACTGCTCAGTGATTCCTTGAGCCTGAAGGAGCGCGCCCGTGTCGCCGGGGTCGACGTGCAGCTGCGTGAATTCGAGGGGCTGTGGCATGACTTCCAGGTCCAGGCCGGCATCGTCAAGGAAGGGGCGGAGTCGCTGAAAACCCTGGGAGCGTTTCTGCGCGGCCACCTGAACCGCAGCGCATCGCTGTAA
- a CDS encoding AraC family transcriptional regulator: MVRASGIRAYAAVMRGLGADPAPFLRRHHIAPKALDDDDALLDLRAVAQLLEASSADTGCGDLGLRIAENQDIGILGKLGVIIQSAATASEAFQIASRYMFVHSQGLAMAINPHSESIKGAVEIVFEIRPPQRQNIDLSLGLTHRFARALLGVHYDLKLVTLPHTPVASLSRYRRFFGAPVIANQERAALHMHATSLRAELRGANSELRQITEDYLSRHFRVPGDAISTRVRLALRRMLGTPQATMEGIAAMLAIHPRTLHRRLQAEGTGFEDIKESLRQELALQYLRETQVSLGQVSGLLGFPEQSAFTRSSRRWFGKTPSAIRKESRSGRF, from the coding sequence ATGGTGCGCGCCAGTGGCATACGGGCATACGCGGCGGTCATGCGCGGGCTCGGTGCCGACCCCGCGCCGTTCCTGCGGCGGCATCACATTGCGCCCAAGGCACTGGACGACGACGACGCACTGCTGGACCTGCGTGCCGTGGCGCAGCTGCTCGAAGCCAGCAGCGCGGACACCGGGTGTGGAGACCTCGGGCTGCGGATCGCCGAGAACCAGGATATCGGCATCCTCGGAAAGCTCGGCGTCATCATCCAGAGCGCGGCGACGGCCTCCGAGGCGTTCCAGATCGCCTCGCGATACATGTTCGTGCATAGCCAGGGGCTGGCGATGGCGATCAACCCGCACAGCGAGTCGATCAAGGGGGCGGTCGAAATCGTCTTCGAGATCCGGCCGCCGCAGCGGCAGAACATCGATCTTTCCCTCGGCTTGACCCATCGCTTCGCCAGAGCGCTGCTGGGCGTGCACTACGACCTGAAGCTCGTCACGCTCCCGCACACGCCGGTCGCGTCGCTGAGCCGTTACCGTCGGTTCTTCGGCGCGCCGGTCATCGCCAACCAGGAGCGCGCGGCCTTGCATATGCACGCAACTTCCCTGCGCGCCGAACTGCGGGGCGCGAATTCCGAGCTGCGACAGATCACGGAGGACTACCTGTCGCGGCACTTCCGCGTGCCCGGCGACGCCATCAGTACGCGGGTACGGCTCGCCCTGCGGCGCATGCTCGGCACGCCGCAGGCGACCATGGAAGGCATCGCGGCGATGCTCGCCATCCATCCACGCACCTTGCACCGCCGGCTCCAGGCAGAGGGCACCGGATTCGAGGACATCAAGGAATCCCTGCGCCAGGAGCTGGCGCTGCAATACCTGCGGGAGACCCAGGTTTCACTCGGCCAGGTTTCGGGGCTGCTCGGCTTCCCCGAGCAATCGGCGTTCACCCGATCAAGCCGGCGCTGGTTCGGCAAGACACCGTCGGCCATCCGGAAGGAATCCAGGTCCGGCCGGTTCTGA
- a CDS encoding alpha/beta hydrolase: MNADFKQACAPLALALAVLLAACGDSSKPGALPGGGSGTVIGAGEQLKPDGQGRPCRSGLGRTYDVTIPSPLGNGETIAATVFEPALMDCSKKYPLVLAAAGWSSPRQTSLVPTDPQTIAFLPFAPLDVLVAAGYGVLSVDNRAFGQSGGRARLQDPDYEGANVVRAVDWAEANLDWLAYGPSEDGSDPHNLMLGSIGPSYGGAFQHMLLAIDPKQRLDAIVPSVTWHDLSYSLAQGGVLKEQWLHGLHDQVKDTPEKLDPFLLQLMDQAFADNRPDQQALDFLRYHGLGYFCGGRRVATNGGSGTAPRLAPRYPPKVNALYIQSSRDTIFNLNEALANYECLKPNGGDVRIFTDQIGHNSTGLLVQLGVLAFAFPRDPGIIYQPDPTSTGVLCGGTTTIQAVLAFFNEHLKGMGGQADQVLGTQPICLSLTAVDSVKVDAIQRGGRGFDIAADAPGNTVTVGQDNSQTTTVPLLTVSDVSNVLAGIPTLDVTLTDPDNPSARGGDTIIYVGIGQKHLLGLTPWDLVDNQLTPLRGLGHHRVEMSGVLERAQVGDQLGLMIFGANDNQYPTAGLTVVPPHAVRVRVQGTVQLPLLGNLLPALTP, translated from the coding sequence ATGAACGCAGACTTCAAGCAGGCTTGTGCTCCGCTCGCGCTGGCGCTCGCTGTATTGCTGGCGGCCTGCGGCGACAGCAGCAAGCCAGGCGCGCTGCCCGGCGGCGGATCCGGCACCGTCATCGGCGCCGGCGAGCAGCTCAAGCCCGACGGCCAGGGCAGGCCCTGCCGGTCGGGTCTGGGGCGGACTTACGACGTCACCATCCCATCGCCGCTCGGCAACGGCGAAACCATCGCGGCGACCGTGTTCGAGCCGGCGCTGATGGATTGCAGCAAGAAATATCCGCTGGTGCTGGCCGCCGCCGGCTGGAGCAGTCCGCGCCAGACCTCGCTCGTTCCCACGGACCCGCAGACGATCGCCTTCCTTCCCTTTGCGCCCCTCGACGTGCTGGTGGCCGCCGGCTATGGCGTGCTCAGCGTGGACAATCGCGCCTTCGGCCAATCCGGCGGCAGGGCGCGCCTGCAGGATCCGGACTACGAAGGCGCCAACGTGGTACGCGCGGTCGATTGGGCGGAAGCGAATCTGGACTGGCTCGCCTACGGCCCCAGCGAGGATGGCAGCGATCCGCACAACCTCATGCTCGGTTCCATCGGCCCCTCTTACGGCGGCGCTTTCCAGCACATGCTGCTGGCAATCGATCCGAAGCAGCGCCTCGACGCGATCGTGCCTTCCGTCACCTGGCACGACCTGAGCTACAGCCTCGCCCAAGGCGGCGTATTGAAGGAGCAGTGGCTGCACGGATTGCACGACCAGGTCAAGGACACCCCCGAGAAGCTCGATCCCTTCCTGCTGCAGCTGATGGATCAGGCCTTCGCCGACAACCGGCCCGATCAGCAGGCATTGGACTTCCTGCGCTACCACGGCCTGGGCTATTTCTGCGGCGGCCGGCGCGTCGCGACCAACGGCGGTTCCGGCACCGCGCCGCGCCTGGCGCCACGCTATCCGCCGAAGGTCAACGCGCTCTACATCCAGTCCTCGCGCGACACCATTTTCAACCTCAACGAGGCGCTCGCCAACTACGAGTGCCTCAAGCCCAACGGCGGCGACGTGCGTATCTTCACCGACCAGATCGGCCACAACTCGACCGGCCTGCTGGTGCAGCTCGGGGTCCTCGCGTTCGCGTTTCCCCGGGACCCGGGAATCATCTACCAGCCCGATCCGACCTCCACCGGCGTCCTCTGCGGCGGCACGACGACGATCCAGGCGGTTCTGGCCTTTTTCAACGAGCACCTGAAAGGCATGGGCGGGCAGGCCGACCAGGTGCTCGGCACCCAGCCCATCTGCCTGAGCCTTACCGCGGTCGATTCGGTGAAAGTGGACGCGATCCAGCGTGGCGGCCGAGGCTTCGACATCGCCGCCGACGCACCCGGAAACACCGTCACCGTCGGCCAGGACAATAGCCAGACCACCACGGTGCCGCTGCTGACGGTGAGCGATGTGAGCAACGTGCTCGCCGGCATCCCCACGCTGGACGTGACGCTGACCGATCCCGACAACCCGTCCGCCCGCGGCGGCGACACCATCATCTACGTCGGCATCGGCCAGAAGCACCTGCTCGGCCTGACGCCCTGGGATCTGGTCGACAACCAGCTCACGCCGCTGCGCGGCCTGGGCCATCACCGGGTCGAGATGAGCGGCGTGCTGGAGCGCGCCCAGGTCGGAGACCAGCTCGGCCTGATGATCTTCGGCGCCAACGACAACCAGTATCCGACCGCTGGTTTGACCGTCGTGCCGCCGCACGCCGTGCGCGTGCGGGTCCAGGGGACGGTGCAGCTGCCGCTGCTCGGCAACCTGCTGCCGGCGCTGACGCCTTGA
- a CDS encoding ketopantoate reductase family protein, producing MKRILVVGAGAVGAVYGWHLHRAGHEVHFFVKPKYRDSVSAGLTLHRLRYRATQREDWSGVRVVTDPAAVARGHWDQVWLTLSSDALRGELAAQLLAAIGTATVVCLQPDLEDADYVRTRVRAPEQVVHGLITLISYQSPLPGKAGPSGIAYFLPPFTPTPLSGTPERVSGAVDALRAGGMAARAVPDVAPGTAAATALMQPMIAALEVGHWRLSALPGSEPLRMGLRAVREALAIARKTAGARTAGFLPLLRPWTWRLLLPLAARLLPLPLESYLHYHFSKVGAQTRLMLETYIRLGRTHGLETQSLQKLRQALPSL from the coding sequence ATGAAAAGAATCCTTGTTGTTGGCGCCGGCGCCGTCGGCGCCGTTTATGGCTGGCACCTGCATCGCGCGGGGCACGAGGTGCATTTCTTCGTCAAGCCGAAGTACCGCGACTCGGTGTCCGCGGGACTCACGCTGCACCGCCTGCGCTACCGCGCCACGCAGCGCGAAGACTGGAGCGGGGTGCGCGTCGTGACCGATCCGGCCGCCGTTGCGCGCGGGCACTGGGATCAGGTGTGGCTCACCCTGTCCTCGGATGCGCTGCGTGGCGAACTGGCGGCACAGCTGCTCGCGGCGATCGGCACGGCAACCGTCGTCTGCCTGCAGCCGGACCTTGAGGACGCCGACTATGTGCGCACGCGTGTCCGCGCACCGGAACAGGTGGTCCACGGCCTCATCACGCTCATCAGCTACCAGTCGCCGCTGCCGGGGAAGGCGGGACCTTCGGGCATCGCCTACTTCCTGCCGCCGTTCACGCCGACGCCGCTGTCCGGAACGCCGGAGCGGGTGAGCGGCGCGGTCGACGCACTGAGAGCCGGCGGCATGGCCGCGCGTGCCGTGCCGGACGTGGCGCCCGGGACAGCGGCCGCGACTGCGCTCATGCAGCCGATGATTGCCGCGCTGGAAGTCGGCCACTGGCGCTTGTCCGCCTTGCCGGGCAGCGAACCCCTGCGCATGGGCCTGCGTGCGGTGCGCGAAGCACTGGCGATCGCGCGGAAGACCGCGGGAGCGCGGACGGCGGGGTTCCTGCCGTTACTCCGGCCCTGGACATGGCGGCTGCTCCTGCCGCTCGCGGCGCGCCTGCTGCCGCTGCCGCTGGAGTCCTATCTGCACTACCACTTCTCCAAGGTCGGCGCGCAGACGCGACTGATGCTGGAAACCTACATCCGCCTCGGCCGGACGCATGGCCTCGAGACGCAGTCCTTGCAGAAGCTGCGGCAAGCCCTGCCATCCCTCTGA
- a CDS encoding alpha/beta hydrolase → MLKSFLGGAVRVGIKPVLRPNFSVGFQRRWVNGLTSMLPGPRGTQVRRQTMAGLPAECVSVGEPAAGHAILYLHGGGYNIGSARGYRVITGRIARAAQVSAHTPDYRLAPEHPHPAALDDAVAAYRWLREQGVRSIALAGDSAGGGLVLATALALRDAGDPMPAALALISPWTDLAAQGETMKTHAARDPSQSPAGLARWARNYTNGLPLEHPLCSPLYADLKGLPPILVHVGSEEVVLSDSLRLRDRAVAAGVDIQVREFEGLWHDFQLHAGMLAEADESLAELGQFLRRHLNGHVLV, encoded by the coding sequence ATGCTGAAGTCATTCCTGGGCGGCGCCGTGCGCGTCGGCATCAAACCGGTCCTGCGCCCGAACTTCTCCGTCGGATTCCAGCGCCGCTGGGTCAACGGACTGACGTCCATGCTGCCTGGGCCGCGGGGGACGCAGGTCCGCCGGCAGACCATGGCCGGCCTGCCGGCGGAGTGCGTGAGCGTCGGCGAGCCCGCAGCCGGCCACGCGATCCTGTATCTGCACGGAGGGGGTTACAACATCGGATCGGCGCGGGGCTACCGTGTCATCACCGGGCGCATCGCGCGAGCGGCACAGGTCTCTGCCCACACACCGGACTACAGGCTGGCCCCCGAGCATCCTCATCCCGCGGCGCTGGATGACGCGGTCGCTGCCTATCGGTGGCTGAGGGAACAGGGCGTGCGCAGCATCGCGCTGGCGGGCGACTCGGCCGGCGGCGGGCTCGTTCTTGCCACCGCACTGGCCCTGCGCGATGCCGGCGATCCGATGCCGGCCGCGCTGGCCCTGATTTCCCCATGGACGGATCTCGCCGCCCAGGGCGAGACCATGAAGACCCACGCAGCGCGTGATCCGTCGCAGTCCCCGGCCGGTCTCGCCAGGTGGGCACGAAACTATACGAACGGCCTGCCCCTCGAGCATCCGCTGTGCTCTCCGCTCTACGCCGACCTGAAAGGGCTGCCGCCGATCCTGGTCCATGTCGGAAGCGAGGAGGTTGTCCTCAGCGATTCCTTGCGGCTGCGGGATCGCGCGGTCGCTGCCGGCGTGGACATCCAGGTACGCGAGTTCGAAGGTCTCTGGCACGACTTCCAGCTGCACGCCGGCATGCTCGCGGAAGCCGATGAGTCGCTCGCGGAACTCGGGCAGTTCCTGCGCCGGCACCTGAACGGCCACGTGCTGGTGTAG
- a CDS encoding M24 family metallopeptidase — protein MSVESGMRPGLYAGHRFLGWLSGVNASAAERPRPVDVEGFRAAQRLAYDCVVAVGKEMQEGDSELEVTERLQAWLDAHGAPNFLHRPFAWFGEHSRFSGYDSFHDFHPGDRRLKATDIAILDVSPIVNGYIGDVGYTLSLSASPALRKAQRLLRELREEIPGLFMSSRSTAQIWQAVDRRIADAGYTNCHALYPLSVLGHRVYHVTESKDSGLRLPLRRFGVNWFSATAQRAFLSHGLFKEVLNPDHRGSKLGLWAIEPHVGGAGFGAKFEEILVVEDGRAYWLDDEVPHLRNIA, from the coding sequence ATGTCTGTCGAATCGGGAATGCGTCCTGGCCTCTATGCGGGGCATCGATTTCTGGGCTGGCTGTCCGGCGTCAACGCGAGCGCTGCCGAGCGGCCCCGGCCCGTGGACGTCGAAGGGTTTCGCGCAGCCCAGCGCCTGGCCTATGACTGCGTCGTCGCGGTCGGCAAGGAAATGCAGGAGGGCGACTCGGAACTGGAGGTCACTGAACGTCTGCAAGCCTGGCTCGATGCGCATGGAGCGCCGAACTTCCTGCATCGTCCGTTCGCCTGGTTCGGCGAGCACAGCCGCTTCTCCGGCTACGACAGCTTCCACGACTTCCATCCCGGCGACCGCAGGCTGAAGGCAACGGACATCGCGATCCTGGACGTGTCGCCCATCGTCAACGGATACATCGGTGACGTCGGCTATACCCTGAGCCTGTCGGCCTCGCCAGCGCTGCGCAAGGCACAGCGCCTCCTGCGAGAGCTGCGCGAGGAAATACCCGGTTTGTTCATGTCCAGCCGCAGCACCGCGCAGATCTGGCAGGCGGTCGATCGCCGGATCGCCGATGCCGGATACACGAATTGTCACGCCCTGTACCCGCTCAGCGTGCTCGGCCACCGCGTCTACCACGTGACCGAGTCGAAGGACAGCGGCCTGCGACTGCCGCTGCGCAGGTTCGGGGTGAACTGGTTCAGCGCCACCGCCCAGCGTGCCTTCCTCTCGCACGGCCTCTTCAAGGAAGTGCTCAATCCCGATCATCGCGGCAGCAAGCTCGGGCTATGGGCCATCGAGCCGCACGTGGGAGGAGCGGGCTTCGGTGCGAAGTTCGAGGAAATCCTGGTGGTGGAGGATGGCCGCGCCTACTGGCTCGATGACGAAGTTCCGCACCTGAGAAATATCGCATGA
- a CDS encoding CPBP family glutamic-type intramembrane protease yields the protein MASLIWNAFAGPLRDPKGLLLGSAIVALMLWGYHGNLELLGMLWDGWAGPGSDPSARARIIPGIAWDQEWLSFWAGALLVVGIPAIMIRYVFKLPLREFGLGLPPRGLRRLALMTAAVLFVASFGAFYQYGNDPAMASTYPFFRDFDGVGQFVVYELGYLPFFLAIEFIFRGYLLFGLYLLPTGQAPAGNAGGMGQRYPLDWRILVPMLAYTAWHLGKPLPELWGTLFWGPAASAIVLATRSIWPVVIVHWLLNVWMDLVIWQQW from the coding sequence GTGGCGAGCCTGATCTGGAACGCCTTTGCCGGGCCCCTCCGCGATCCGAAAGGGCTGCTCCTGGGCAGCGCGATCGTTGCCCTCATGCTCTGGGGCTATCACGGCAATCTCGAACTGCTGGGGATGCTGTGGGACGGGTGGGCCGGACCGGGCAGCGACCCATCGGCACGCGCGAGGATCATCCCGGGGATTGCCTGGGATCAGGAGTGGCTGAGTTTCTGGGCAGGCGCCCTGCTGGTCGTCGGAATCCCCGCGATCATGATCCGATACGTGTTCAAGTTGCCGCTGCGCGAGTTCGGGCTCGGCCTGCCGCCGCGCGGCCTCCGCAGGCTCGCATTGATGACGGCGGCCGTACTTTTCGTCGCCTCTTTCGGCGCGTTCTACCAGTATGGCAACGACCCGGCCATGGCCTCGACGTATCCGTTCTTCCGCGACTTCGATGGAGTCGGCCAGTTCGTGGTCTACGAGCTGGGGTACCTGCCGTTCTTCCTGGCGATCGAGTTCATCTTCCGCGGCTACCTGCTCTTCGGCCTGTACCTGCTGCCGACTGGCCAGGCCCCCGCGGGCAATGCCGGCGGGATGGGGCAGCGCTATCCCCTCGACTGGCGGATCCTGGTCCCGATGCTCGCCTACACGGCCTGGCACCTCGGCAAGCCGCTGCCGGAGCTGTGGGGTACGCTGTTCTGGGGCCCGGCCGCCAGTGCGATCGTGCTCGCGACGCGCTCGATCTGGCCGGTCGTCATCGTCCACTGGCTGCTCAACGTGTGGATGGACCTCGTCATCTGGCAACAGTGGTAG